Proteins found in one Haloferax litoreum genomic segment:
- the gatB gene encoding Asp-tRNA(Asn)/Glu-tRNA(Gln) amidotransferase subunit GatB, producing the protein MTAQALEQRELAVVIGLEVHVQLETSTKIFCGCSTEPAEDEEPNTRVCPVCLGLPGALPVLNESAVESAVKIGKALDATVAEDTRFHRKNYYYPDLPKNFQITQYDAPICADGTLEVSVEGKRRDIGITRAHLEEDPGSLQHKGGSIDTADYTLVNYNRAGTPLMEIVTEPDFRSPQETRAFLAKLEEVLEYLGVFDATRDGSLRIDANISLVPADEVDDDGTISDEALEAANRTEVKNISSHKGAEKALAYEVTRQKNAIKRGRAIEQETRHWDESRGITVSMRSKEEEKDYRYFQEADLPPLQVAHWKEEIPIPELPDARRERFQSEYGLDEESASKLTSTKEVADFFEDVAAEFDADLAATWVADNLLGELNYRDMLITDVSDRLDEFTRLVELVNADEVTTKNAEEIVLRKMLDEGTDPDTIVDDEGLGKADDDEIGGFVQDAIDENPDAVSDYHDGEGGALNFLVGQVMQKSKGSADPGTVNQLLREKLDE; encoded by the coding sequence ATGACTGCGCAAGCGCTCGAACAGCGCGAACTCGCGGTCGTCATCGGGTTGGAAGTCCACGTGCAACTCGAGACGTCCACGAAGATTTTCTGTGGCTGTTCGACTGAGCCTGCCGAAGACGAGGAGCCGAACACCCGCGTGTGCCCGGTCTGTCTCGGGCTACCCGGCGCGCTCCCGGTACTCAACGAGTCGGCTGTCGAGTCGGCGGTCAAAATCGGGAAGGCGCTCGACGCCACCGTCGCCGAAGACACCCGGTTCCACCGGAAGAACTACTACTACCCCGACCTGCCCAAGAACTTCCAGATTACCCAGTACGACGCACCAATCTGCGCCGACGGAACGCTGGAAGTGTCCGTCGAAGGGAAACGCCGTGACATCGGCATCACCCGTGCCCACCTCGAAGAGGACCCCGGGAGCCTCCAGCACAAAGGTGGCAGCATCGACACCGCGGACTACACGCTCGTCAACTACAACCGCGCCGGCACGCCGCTGATGGAAATCGTCACGGAACCCGACTTCCGAAGTCCGCAAGAGACCCGCGCGTTCCTCGCCAAACTCGAAGAGGTGCTCGAATACCTCGGTGTCTTCGACGCCACTCGCGACGGGTCGCTCCGTATCGACGCCAACATCTCGCTCGTCCCGGCCGACGAAGTCGACGACGACGGCACGATTTCGGACGAGGCGCTCGAAGCCGCGAACCGGACCGAGGTCAAGAACATCTCCAGCCACAAGGGCGCAGAGAAGGCTCTCGCGTACGAGGTCACTCGGCAGAAGAACGCCATCAAGCGCGGGCGTGCCATCGAACAGGAGACGCGCCACTGGGACGAGTCCCGCGGCATCACCGTCTCGATGCGGTCGAAGGAAGAAGAGAAAGACTACCGCTACTTCCAAGAGGCCGACCTCCCGCCACTGCAGGTCGCCCACTGGAAAGAAGAGATTCCGATTCCGGAACTGCCGGACGCCCGCCGCGAGCGTTTCCAGAGCGAGTACGGACTGGACGAAGAGTCCGCATCGAAACTCACCTCCACGAAGGAAGTCGCCGACTTCTTCGAGGACGTCGCCGCCGAGTTCGACGCCGACCTCGCCGCGACGTGGGTCGCCGACAACCTGCTGGGCGAACTCAACTACCGTGACATGCTCATCACCGACGTGTCGGACCGACTCGACGAGTTTACGCGCCTCGTCGAACTCGTGAACGCAGACGAGGTGACGACGAAGAACGCCGAGGAAATCGTCCTCCGCAAGATGCTCGACGAGGGAACGGACCCCGACACCATCGTCGACGATGAGGGCCTCGGCAAGGCCGACGACGACGAAATCGGCGGGTTCGTGCAGGACGCTATCGACGAGAACCCCGACGCTGTCTCTGACTACCACGACGGCGAGGGCGGTGCGCTGAACTTCCTCGTCGGACAGGTCATGCAGAAGTCCAAGGGGAGCGCCGACCCCGGCACCGTGAATCAACTGCTCCGCGAGAAACTCGACGAGTAA
- the smc gene encoding chromosome segregation protein SMC yields the protein MHIKELVLDGFKSFGRPTRIPFYEDFTVVTGPNGSGKSNIIDGVLFALGLARTRGIRAEKLTDLIYNPGHADGSDEAAKRPKEASVTVVLDNSEGTLDRSQVVNAAGTDNVGDVDEITIKRRVKETPDNYYSYYYLNERSVNLSDIKDLLAQAGITPEGYNVVMQGDVTEIINMTPYQRRGIIDEIAGVAEFDEKKDAAFGELEAVEERVDEADLRIGEKETRLDQLADERETALQYKGLRDEREEYEGYLKAAELEDKRDDLSRTESRIDSTESDLESLRAELDERQGKVTRLEEDLEDLTHEIERKGEDEQLRIKSEMEEIKGDIARLENSIEAAEEKRDDAEAERRKAFVDIDRKQEKIDDLSGDIREIKVEKASVKSDIQSKQVELSEVQAEIDSVDTEFDELKSELAEKKETVDAYKDEKNDRQRAKDRLLDDARRRSNEISETQADIDAAHERIPELKATLSDLHSELDTAAKNKSKIDGVIEDLQAEKAELKDELSEVNDELQTKQSEYARLEARAGSDGDNSWPRAVTTILNAGMSGVHGAVGQLGSVDGEYAKACETAAGGRLANVVVDDDGVGSSCIDHLKSRNAGRATFLPITKMDNRGLPRKPSHPGVVDFARNLVDYDSQYESIFSYVLGSTLVVEDMQTARDLMGDYRMVTLDGDLVERSGAMTGGSGGGSRYSFSKSGEGRLERIAKEITTLEDRRRSLNGEIRDIDDDLEDARGRASDAADQVRAIEREIEDAEEDIENAEVEIDRLNDRLDELQSERESVDEQMSDLDDEIAAYDEKITAVESDIEDIERELADSEIPELTARADEVRADIDELEDRMSTLDGRLNEIQLEKQYAEDAVDDLHDTVEAAQNRKAEARETITDAESKIEDREDDLDAKREAVAELEEELVDLKEDRRELQGDLREARTARDEKKDRVNAVESKLESLQSAAERLEWEIDELEAQVGDYDPEEIPDHSTVESEIERLTEEMEALEPVNMLAIDEYDDVKADLEDLQERRDVLVEERDAIQERIEQYESQKKQTFMESFDAIAENFTDIFERLSNGTGHLHLENPEDPFEEGLTMKAQPGDKPIQRLDAMSGGEKSLTALAFIFAIQRHNPAPFYALDEVDAFLDAANAERVGQMVDDLAGDAQFVVVSHRSALLERAERAIGVTMQGDNVSAVTGIQFGGGEGGDSEDGSGPDSDAGDDTGGSDSDDDGGDSSDETAAEPEVPADD from the coding sequence ATGCACATCAAAGAGCTCGTCCTTGACGGTTTCAAGAGCTTCGGGCGGCCGACCCGCATCCCGTTCTACGAGGATTTCACGGTCGTTACGGGCCCGAACGGTTCCGGGAAGTCGAACATCATCGATGGGGTGCTCTTCGCACTCGGCCTCGCCCGTACCCGCGGGATTCGCGCCGAGAAGCTAACGGACCTCATCTACAACCCCGGCCACGCCGACGGGAGCGACGAAGCAGCGAAGCGGCCGAAAGAAGCCAGTGTCACCGTCGTCCTCGACAACTCCGAGGGAACACTCGACCGGTCACAGGTCGTCAACGCCGCCGGCACGGACAACGTCGGCGACGTCGACGAGATAACCATCAAGCGCCGCGTCAAAGAGACGCCAGACAACTACTACTCGTACTACTACCTCAACGAACGCTCGGTCAACCTCTCGGACATCAAAGACCTGCTGGCGCAAGCCGGCATCACGCCCGAGGGCTACAACGTCGTCATGCAGGGCGACGTGACCGAGATTATCAACATGACGCCCTACCAGCGTCGTGGCATCATCGACGAAATCGCGGGCGTCGCCGAGTTCGACGAGAAGAAAGACGCCGCGTTCGGCGAACTCGAAGCGGTCGAAGAACGTGTCGACGAAGCGGACCTCCGCATCGGAGAAAAGGAGACGCGCCTCGACCAACTCGCCGACGAACGCGAGACGGCGCTCCAGTACAAGGGTCTCCGCGACGAGAGAGAAGAGTACGAAGGCTACCTGAAAGCCGCGGAACTCGAAGACAAGCGCGACGACCTCTCGCGGACCGAGTCTCGCATCGACTCGACCGAATCAGACCTCGAAAGCCTCCGCGCGGAACTCGACGAACGACAGGGGAAAGTCACCCGTCTCGAAGAGGACCTCGAAGACCTCACGCACGAAATCGAGCGGAAGGGCGAGGACGAACAACTCCGCATCAAGTCCGAGATGGAGGAGATAAAAGGCGACATCGCACGCCTCGAGAACTCCATCGAAGCGGCCGAAGAGAAACGCGACGACGCCGAGGCCGAACGGCGGAAGGCGTTCGTCGATATCGACCGCAAGCAAGAGAAGATAGACGACCTGTCGGGCGACATCCGCGAGATAAAAGTTGAGAAGGCGTCCGTCAAGAGCGACATCCAGTCCAAGCAGGTCGAACTCTCCGAAGTACAGGCCGAAATCGACTCGGTCGACACCGAGTTCGACGAACTGAAATCCGAACTCGCCGAGAAGAAAGAGACGGTCGACGCGTACAAAGACGAGAAGAACGACCGTCAGCGTGCCAAAGACCGCCTCCTCGACGACGCGCGTCGTCGCTCGAACGAGATTTCTGAGACGCAAGCCGACATCGACGCCGCCCACGAACGCATCCCCGAACTGAAGGCGACGCTCTCGGACCTGCACAGCGAACTCGACACTGCCGCGAAGAACAAATCGAAGATAGACGGCGTCATCGAGGACTTGCAGGCCGAGAAAGCCGAGTTGAAAGACGAACTCTCGGAGGTCAACGACGAACTCCAGACCAAGCAGTCCGAGTACGCTCGCCTCGAAGCGCGGGCCGGGTCGGACGGCGACAACTCGTGGCCGCGTGCGGTCACGACCATCCTCAACGCCGGTATGTCCGGTGTCCACGGCGCAGTCGGTCAACTCGGGTCCGTCGACGGCGAGTACGCGAAAGCCTGTGAGACGGCCGCTGGTGGCCGCCTCGCAAACGTCGTCGTCGACGACGACGGCGTGGGGTCGTCCTGTATCGACCACCTGAAGTCCCGGAACGCGGGTCGCGCGACGTTCTTGCCCATCACGAAGATGGACAACCGCGGACTGCCGCGCAAACCGTCGCATCCGGGTGTCGTGGACTTCGCTCGCAACCTCGTCGACTACGACAGTCAGTACGAATCTATCTTCTCGTACGTCCTCGGGTCGACACTCGTCGTCGAAGACATGCAGACTGCCCGCGACCTGATGGGCGACTACCGCATGGTCACCCTCGACGGTGACCTAGTCGAACGCTCCGGCGCGATGACCGGTGGGTCCGGCGGCGGTTCTCGCTACTCCTTTTCGAAGTCGGGTGAGGGACGCCTCGAACGCATCGCCAAGGAGATTACCACACTCGAAGACCGTCGCCGGTCACTCAACGGCGAAATCCGGGACATCGACGACGACCTGGAGGACGCCCGTGGCCGGGCCTCCGACGCGGCAGACCAAGTTCGCGCGATAGAGCGCGAAATCGAGGATGCCGAAGAGGATATCGAGAACGCAGAGGTCGAAATCGACCGGTTGAACGACCGACTCGACGAACTCCAGTCCGAGCGTGAGTCGGTCGACGAGCAGATGTCGGACCTCGACGACGAAATCGCCGCGTACGACGAGAAAATCACCGCCGTCGAGTCCGATATCGAAGACATCGAGCGCGAACTTGCCGACTCGGAGATTCCGGAACTCACCGCTCGCGCGGACGAGGTTCGGGCCGATATCGACGAACTCGAAGACCGGATGAGTACCCTCGATGGTCGCCTCAACGAGATTCAACTGGAGAAGCAGTACGCCGAAGACGCGGTGGACGACCTCCACGACACGGTCGAGGCCGCCCAGAACCGCAAGGCCGAGGCGCGCGAGACCATCACGGACGCCGAGTCGAAGATAGAAGACCGCGAAGACGACCTCGACGCGAAGCGTGAGGCCGTCGCAGAACTCGAAGAGGAACTGGTCGACCTCAAAGAAGACCGCCGCGAACTCCAAGGCGACCTTCGTGAGGCGCGCACCGCCCGCGACGAGAAGAAAGACCGCGTCAACGCCGTCGAGTCCAAACTGGAGAGTCTGCAATCGGCCGCAGAACGCCTCGAGTGGGAGATAGACGAACTCGAAGCGCAGGTCGGCGACTACGACCCAGAGGAGATACCCGACCACAGTACGGTCGAATCCGAAATCGAACGCCTCACCGAAGAGATGGAGGCACTCGAACCGGTCAACATGCTCGCCATCGACGAGTACGACGACGTGAAGGCCGACCTCGAAGACCTTCAGGAACGCCGCGACGTGCTGGTCGAAGAGCGTGACGCCATCCAAGAGCGCATCGAGCAGTACGAGTCACAGAAGAAACAGACGTTCATGGAGTCGTTCGACGCCATCGCCGAGAACTTCACCGACATCTTCGAGCGACTCTCGAACGGGACCGGACACCTCCACTTGGAGAACCCCGAAGACCCGTTCGAAGAAGGCCTGACGATGAAGGCACAACCCGGCGACAAGCCGATTCAGCGCCTCGACGCGATGTCCGGCGGCGAGAAGTCGCTGACGGCGCTCGCGTTCATCTTCGCCATCCAGCGACACAACCCCGCCCCGTTCTACGCACTCGACGAAGTCGACGCCTTCCTCGACGCCGCGAACGCCGAACGCGTCGGTCAGATGGTCGACGACTTGGCCGGCGACGCCCAGTTCGTGGTCGTCTCGCACCGCTCTGCCCTGCTCGAACGCGCCGAACGTGCAATCGGTGTGACGATGCAAGGAGACAACGTCAGTGCCGTCACCGGTATCCAGTTCGGCGGTGGCGAGGGCGGTGACTCGGAGGACGGTTCCGGACCCGACAGTGATGCTGGCGACGATACCGGCGGCAGCGACAGCGACGACGACGGTGGTGACAGCAGCGACGAGACTGCGGCGGAACCGGAGGTTCCGGCGGATGACTGA
- a CDS encoding CBS domain-containing protein, with protein MSSSDRVTVEDVMSTPLEMISKDATVMEAVQQMREKDINALVVRTTPRAIVSSTDVLDAIADGKDVSKLKVTDVMTTDVETATPDLYMEEVAAMMTSYGIKHLPVVDDDYVGMISSTDVTAHLS; from the coding sequence ATGAGTTCTTCTGATAGAGTGACCGTCGAAGACGTCATGTCCACGCCGCTCGAGATGATTTCGAAAGACGCGACAGTGATGGAGGCGGTTCAGCAGATGCGCGAGAAGGATATCAACGCACTCGTCGTTCGGACCACGCCGCGGGCGATTGTCAGCAGTACGGACGTCCTCGACGCCATCGCTGACGGAAAGGACGTCTCGAAACTGAAAGTGACCGACGTGATGACGACCGACGTCGAGACTGCGACCCCCGACCTCTACATGGAGGAGGTTGCCGCGATGATGACCTCCTACGGTATCAAACACCTCCCTGTCGTCGACGACGACTACGTCGGGATGATTTCCTCGACTGACGTCACCGCTCACCTGTCGTAA
- a CDS encoding DUF7518 family protein, whose protein sequence is MSNRVEELESKVAELQAAVNGLTEELVETKERLRQLEDANDVEVPSRAPRRRGDWTPAEEAAPEDAETADPVDGDETKPDEADDSDEEESQSPDDDIIVA, encoded by the coding sequence ATGAGCAATCGGGTGGAGGAACTCGAATCGAAGGTTGCAGAGCTGCAGGCCGCGGTGAACGGACTCACCGAGGAGCTGGTCGAGACGAAAGAACGACTTCGCCAACTCGAAGACGCGAACGACGTCGAGGTGCCCTCGCGCGCCCCGCGTCGACGTGGCGACTGGACGCCTGCCGAAGAGGCGGCGCCCGAAGACGCAGAGACGGCGGACCCAGTCGACGGCGATGAGACTAAACCGGATGAGGCCGACGACTCTGACGAAGAAGAAAGTCAGTCGCCCGACGACGACATCATCGTCGCCTAA
- a CDS encoding segregation and condensation protein A, whose translation MTDDIPELNLTRDRGESDDSETFQFSGDAALDDGTDAPEEGAVDDVLPDDVSESDDDEVEPVELLVQLAKEGDIDPWDIDIVEVTDAFLERLDAMDLRTTGRALFYASVLLRMKSDELLAPDEPDEEELEPWELAMQGGAEGGRPDDDGAPGFDPIASLEAEMDRRLERKHARGSPETLDELVHELREAERGSWWKRRREYDTSESPRGFSRGTQTLDYHAAGDMRGAGEPTEDDVTGTAHNEDIEAIVEEVGDVLTEHYEKGRDEVLFREIRHVADTVMTTYLALLFLAHRSTVYLEQDELFGDLWIQNPEVFDQHADDDEGLDTEEADGEQEVEAVALD comes from the coding sequence ATGACTGACGACATCCCGGAACTCAACCTGACGCGGGACCGTGGCGAGTCCGACGACAGTGAGACGTTTCAGTTCTCTGGCGACGCGGCCCTCGACGACGGAACCGACGCGCCCGAAGAAGGGGCAGTAGACGACGTCCTCCCGGACGACGTGTCGGAGTCCGACGACGACGAAGTCGAACCCGTCGAACTGCTCGTCCAACTCGCCAAAGAGGGAGACATCGACCCGTGGGACATCGACATCGTCGAGGTCACGGACGCCTTCCTCGAACGACTCGACGCGATGGACCTCCGGACCACCGGGCGGGCACTGTTCTACGCGAGCGTCCTCTTGCGGATGAAGTCGGACGAACTGCTCGCACCGGACGAACCGGACGAGGAGGAACTCGAACCGTGGGAACTCGCCATGCAGGGTGGCGCAGAGGGCGGCCGTCCGGACGACGACGGCGCGCCCGGATTCGACCCCATCGCATCACTGGAAGCGGAGATGGACCGTCGCCTCGAACGCAAGCATGCCCGTGGGTCGCCGGAGACGCTGGACGAACTCGTCCACGAACTCCGCGAAGCAGAGCGTGGGTCGTGGTGGAAACGCCGCCGCGAGTACGACACCTCCGAATCACCCCGCGGGTTTTCTCGCGGGACGCAGACGCTCGACTACCACGCCGCGGGCGACATGCGCGGCGCTGGCGAACCGACCGAAGACGACGTGACCGGCACGGCCCACAACGAGGACATCGAAGCAATCGTCGAAGAAGTGGGCGACGTGCTCACAGAACACTACGAGAAGGGACGCGACGAGGTGCTCTTCCGAGAGATTCGCCACGTTGCAGACACCGTGATGACGACGTACCTCGCGCTGTTGTTCCTCGCACACAGGAGCACGGTCTACCTCGAACAGGACGAACTGTTCGGTGACCTCTGGATACAGAATCCCGAGGTGTTCGACCAGCACGCGGACGACGACGAGGGACTGGACACAGAGGAAGCAGACGGCGAACAAGAAGTCGAAGCAGTCGCCCTCGACTGA
- a CDS encoding MATE family efflux transporter gives MSSESRIDMTDGAIAPKLFALSWPLVAGNLLQTLYNLADVFWVGRVGADAVAAVSLMFPMSWMFVSTAMGITAATIALVSQHVGAGEDREADHVVGQTILLTIAVSVTLAAAGFLFRHPLLELIGAQGAVYTEALAYIEVIFLSLPLTFLFFAFRAALQGAGDTKTAMWLMVVSAGLNVVLDPILILGTGPVSVFGVDLTIAGMGTRGAAIATFVARLFATAVGVYILLRGDWGVKLHVADLRPDPERLKKLVDIGSPATLDGWARSFSAVVMAGFVARFGPIPTAAYGIGVRLMSVSWTVSGAVGQATATGVGQNLGARTPDRAASVTWTAMAATMGLLFAAAGLVVALPDEAMRLFIDEQAVIDEGVTFLRIIAPSWAFFGGVMVIQGAFRGAGITKASMALSFLSRWIFRVPVAIVAAFTWTVSVPLVGPISSLGWGVEGLWWAYVVGAVASFVVAVAWFRAGTWREGVLDHEPAPTAGDD, from the coding sequence GTGTCGAGTGAATCGCGAATAGATATGACAGATGGGGCTATCGCCCCCAAACTGTTCGCCCTCTCGTGGCCCCTCGTCGCCGGCAACCTGCTCCAGACACTCTACAACCTCGCGGACGTGTTCTGGGTCGGACGCGTCGGCGCGGACGCCGTCGCCGCCGTCTCACTCATGTTCCCCATGAGTTGGATGTTCGTCTCGACTGCGATGGGAATCACCGCGGCGACGATTGCCCTCGTCTCACAGCACGTCGGTGCCGGCGAGGACAGAGAAGCCGACCACGTCGTCGGCCAGACGATTCTGCTGACGATTGCCGTCTCCGTGACTCTCGCCGCCGCTGGCTTCCTCTTTCGACATCCGCTGCTCGAACTCATCGGCGCGCAGGGTGCCGTCTACACGGAAGCGCTCGCCTACATCGAGGTCATCTTCCTCTCGCTCCCACTCACGTTCCTCTTCTTCGCGTTCCGCGCAGCGTTGCAGGGCGCAGGCGACACCAAGACGGCGATGTGGTTGATGGTCGTCTCCGCGGGGTTGAACGTCGTCCTCGACCCGATTCTTATCCTCGGGACGGGGCCAGTTTCCGTCTTCGGAGTCGACCTCACGATTGCCGGCATGGGCACCCGCGGTGCGGCCATCGCGACATTCGTCGCTCGCCTGTTCGCGACGGCCGTCGGCGTCTACATCCTCCTCCGCGGCGACTGGGGGGTCAAACTCCACGTCGCCGACTTGCGGCCCGACCCGGAACGCCTGAAGAAACTCGTCGATATCGGCTCTCCAGCGACGCTCGATGGGTGGGCACGGAGTTTCTCGGCCGTCGTGATGGCCGGGTTCGTCGCCCGCTTCGGCCCGATTCCCACTGCCGCTTACGGTATCGGCGTTCGCCTGATGTCCGTCTCGTGGACTGTCTCGGGGGCCGTCGGTCAGGCGACGGCGACAGGCGTCGGCCAGAACCTCGGTGCCAGAACGCCCGACAGGGCCGCCTCAGTCACGTGGACGGCGATGGCGGCGACGATGGGCCTGCTCTTTGCCGCCGCGGGCCTCGTCGTCGCGCTCCCCGACGAAGCGATGCGCCTGTTCATCGACGAGCAGGCCGTCATCGACGAGGGGGTCACGTTCCTCCGCATCATCGCGCCGTCGTGGGCGTTCTTCGGCGGCGTCATGGTCATTCAGGGCGCGTTCCGCGGCGCTGGCATCACGAAAGCCTCGATGGCCCTGTCGTTCCTCTCGCGGTGGATTTTCCGCGTCCCAGTCGCAATCGTCGCCGCGTTCACGTGGACGGTGAGCGTTCCCCTCGTCGGACCCATCTCCAGTCTCGGGTGGGGTGTCGAAGGCCTCTGGTGGGCGTACGTCGTCGGCGCTGTCGCCTCGTTCGTCGTCGCAGTCGCGTGGTTCCGTGCGGGGACGTGGCGCGAGGGTGTCTTGGACCACGAACCCGCACCGACGGCGGGCGACGACTGA
- a CDS encoding amidohydrolase: MTEELKARVCDAIDAHAEDIVAFAKDVQAEPELGYKEVKTTAKVVSIFEDLGLDVETELAITGARARAGSGDFVAAVLGELDALVNPDHPHADPDTGAVHACGHNAQLANLVGTAFGLVASGVVDDLDGAVEFVAVPAEEYLDLDYRRGLHESGDIEFFGGKQELIRRGYVDDWDAAVMMHAGSNTPEREVTSNFSTNGFVGKFVTYRGTEAHAGAAPEEGVNALNAAMLGMNAVNALRETFRDDDHVRVHPIVTRGGDGVNVVPAEVTMESYVRAASIEAVSEANESVNRALSSGAMAIGGDVEIEDYPGYMPLRTNQTLASLYEANARDIVGPDAVTEGRPHLSGSTDMGDITQLVPGLHPWTGGFDGAVHARDFRVVDEEMAYVVPAKLTACTLVDVLTDPEAMNDLRAAKNRKRSRESYLDAVRSFRGTVTESYREDAESDVREE, translated from the coding sequence ATGACCGAGGAACTCAAAGCCCGCGTCTGTGACGCCATCGACGCCCACGCCGAGGACATCGTCGCCTTCGCCAAGGACGTGCAGGCCGAACCAGAACTCGGCTACAAGGAAGTAAAGACGACTGCGAAGGTCGTCTCGATATTCGAGGACCTCGGTCTCGACGTGGAGACGGAACTCGCCATCACCGGCGCTCGCGCCCGAGCAGGGTCCGGTGACTTCGTCGCCGCCGTCCTCGGCGAACTCGATGCCCTCGTCAACCCCGACCATCCACACGCCGACCCGGACACCGGCGCAGTTCACGCCTGCGGCCACAACGCGCAACTCGCAAACCTCGTCGGAACCGCGTTCGGACTCGTCGCGAGCGGCGTCGTCGACGACCTCGACGGCGCTGTCGAGTTCGTCGCCGTCCCGGCCGAGGAGTACCTCGACCTCGATTACCGCCGCGGACTCCACGAATCGGGCGATATCGAATTCTTCGGCGGTAAACAGGAACTCATTCGCCGCGGCTACGTCGACGACTGGGACGCCGCGGTGATGATGCACGCCGGCAGCAACACGCCGGAGCGCGAGGTCACGAGCAACTTCTCGACCAACGGGTTCGTCGGGAAGTTCGTCACCTACCGGGGGACCGAAGCGCACGCCGGTGCGGCCCCAGAGGAGGGCGTCAACGCGCTCAACGCGGCGATGCTCGGCATGAACGCGGTGAACGCGCTGCGCGAGACCTTCCGCGACGACGACCACGTTCGCGTCCATCCGATTGTCACCCGCGGCGGCGACGGGGTAAACGTCGTCCCGGCCGAGGTCACGATGGAGTCGTACGTCCGTGCGGCCTCTATCGAGGCAGTCTCGGAGGCGAACGAGTCGGTCAACCGCGCCCTCTCGTCGGGTGCGATGGCCATCGGCGGCGACGTCGAAATCGAGGACTATCCGGGCTACATGCCGCTTCGGACGAACCAGACGCTCGCGTCGCTCTACGAGGCGAACGCCCGCGATATCGTCGGCCCGGACGCCGTCACCGAGGGCCGCCCGCACCTCTCTGGGTCGACTGACATGGGCGATATCACCCAACTCGTCCCCGGTCTCCACCCGTGGACCGGGGGATTCGACGGGGCCGTCCACGCCCGCGACTTCCGCGTCGTCGACGAGGAGATGGCGTACGTCGTCCCGGCGAAACTCACGGCTTGCACGCTCGTCGACGTGCTCACCGACCCGGAGGCCATGAACGACCTTCGCGCGGCGAAGAACCGAAAACGGTCTCGTGAGTCGTATCTCGACGCGGTCCGCTCGTTCCGCGGGACGGTGACAGAGTCGTACCGCGAAGATGCGGAGAGCGACGTGCGCGAGGAGTGA